In Paenibacillus sonchi, a single genomic region encodes these proteins:
- a CDS encoding DEAD/DEAH box helicase, with protein sequence MNENDFTSEEFENIYLELAGDTLSPSIAKLYSHYTRIKMKQPGLLGWRTDEFSERLEEAVTLIDVGLFEKEHGLANWRNALRRAGELLEWLSLPDLNDNQLPLRLLAAAVYQLAGYPALSLGLLNNEILDSNDSQMLTMLLKGDFPHLLSLNISYWTKERSRKNKQNDVEPDSINSIINNRIVDEVVRALGIFCTYMRWGDAKRLSTAQKKLHDLSKLMIYGNDSYSWLLSKIVSEVVKEFVTNSLRSNVQYLLDGVSADGKKAFERYLRNNYRIQKSLAWYSQIKGIERLIKDESFTLCTPTGSGKTTIAELAIIQSMFLKINEGSLNLLNVAPITMYLVPSRALATEVESKLGKVLGDLGSSSVRVTGLYGGIDWGPTDAWITSNDPTVLICTYEKAEALIRFLGPLF encoded by the coding sequence GTGAATGAAAATGATTTTACATCAGAAGAGTTTGAAAACATTTATTTAGAACTGGCGGGCGATACGTTGTCCCCCTCAATAGCAAAATTATACAGTCATTATACTCGTATTAAAATGAAACAGCCTGGACTTCTTGGTTGGAGGACTGACGAGTTTTCTGAAAGATTAGAAGAAGCTGTTACATTAATTGATGTTGGACTCTTTGAGAAAGAGCATGGATTAGCAAACTGGCGTAATGCATTAAGACGCGCTGGTGAACTTTTGGAGTGGTTGTCACTTCCTGATTTAAATGACAATCAACTTCCGCTACGTTTACTGGCAGCTGCTGTATACCAGTTAGCTGGGTATCCAGCACTTTCTTTGGGTTTATTAAATAATGAAATATTAGATTCGAATGATTCTCAAATGTTGACCATGCTACTGAAGGGGGATTTTCCTCATCTTTTAAGTTTAAATATAAGTTATTGGACAAAAGAGAGAAGCCGCAAAAACAAACAAAATGATGTGGAACCCGATTCAATAAATAGCATTATAAATAATCGGATTGTAGATGAAGTGGTACGAGCTCTTGGGATATTCTGTACATATATGCGTTGGGGTGATGCAAAACGTTTGTCAACTGCACAGAAAAAGCTGCATGACTTATCAAAACTTATGATTTATGGTAATGATAGTTACTCGTGGTTACTTTCTAAAATTGTCTCTGAAGTAGTAAAGGAATTTGTTACTAATTCATTACGATCAAATGTACAGTATCTTTTGGATGGTGTATCTGCTGATGGTAAGAAAGCATTTGAAAGATATCTAAGAAACAACTATCGAATTCAGAAATCTTTAGCTTGGTATTCACAAATTAAGGGTATTGAAAGACTAATAAAAGATGAATCCTTTACACTCTGTACACCTACCGGTTCTGGAAAAACAACAATTGCTGAGCTGGCCATAATTCAAAGTATGTTTCTTAAAATAAATGAAGGTTCTTTAAATTTGTTAAACGTTGCTCCTATTACAATGTATTTGGTTCCTTCAAGAGCGCTTGCAACGGAAGTTGAATCAAAGCTTGGCAAAGTTTTAGGAGACTTAGGAAGTTCTTCGGTTAGAGTAACAGGACTATATGGCGGTATAGATTGGGGTCCCACAGATGCTTGGATTACTTCAAATGATCCAACTGTTTTAATTTGCACTTACGAAAAAGCAGAGGCGCTAATTAGATTTTTGGGTCCACTTTTTTAA